Genomic DNA from Equus quagga isolate Etosha38 chromosome 10, UCLA_HA_Equagga_1.0, whole genome shotgun sequence:
aagagagcagaatACCTCCTTCTGTGATCTCTTGCCCTGAGATGAGAAAGGTTTATTGGAACTGGATTCACAAGCACTGGACTTGCTTGTGCTACTGAACTTGCCCACACTAGACATAGTGGCAGTGCTGGACATGCCTAGTCTGGTTTCAGGGGCAGTGCTGGACACATGTGGGCTGGTCTCAACTTGAAGGATCGGGAAATCTTTGAGAAAGGCGTCTTCCTTGTGGGTGGGATTCTCTTGCAAGGCCAATGGCTCTTTGAAAGACAACTCCTTCCCAGTGGTGAGTGTTTCATTCAAGGAAAATATCTCCCTGAAATTGGATGTCTCATTGATGGTAGGCTTCTCCTGAAAGGCTACTGGCTCCTCGAAAAGGGCCTCCATCTCACTGCTGGGTTTCTCCTGCAAGGCCAAGGACCCCCTGAAGAGAGTCCCCTTCTCACTGCTGGGATTCTCCTGCAAGGCCAAGGGCTCCTTCAGCATAGCCTCCTCCTCAATTGTGGGATTCTCCTGCAAGGCCAAGGACTCCCTCAGGATGGTCTCCTTTTCAAAGCTAGGCTTCTCCTGCAAGGTCAGTGGCTGTTTAATAAGGGATTCCTCTTCATTGGAAATGTTCTCTTGCAAGGCCAACTGCTTCTCAAAGAGGAACACCTCCCCCTGAGCAGTGGGCTTCTTCTTTAAAGATAATTCTCTCTCCATGCTTGTTGCTGCCTCAGTGGGGAGCTCCTTCAGAATCAATGGTTTCTTGAAAAGCAATTCCTCTTCAGTGGTGCATTTCTCCTGCAAAGCCAACAGGTTCTTCACTGAGTCCTCTTTGGTATCAGTCTTCTTCTGCAAGGCCAAAGCCTTCCAGAAGAGGGACTCatctttgttggaaggttttatATGCAATGAAAATGGCTCCTGGAAGAGGAATTCCTCCTCAGTGGTAGGCTTCTCCTCCAAGGTCAATGGTTCTTTAATATATGATTCTTCTTCAGTGGTGGTCTTCTCCTGCAAGGCCAATGGCTTCTTCGAGAGGGATACCTCCTGAAGGGTAATGTGCTTCTCTTTCAATACAGATGGATCCTGGAAGAGGAATTCCTCCTCAGTTGTAGGCTTTTTCTTAAAAGGTAACAGCTTCTCAAAGAGTGACTCCTCTTCAGAGGTGGTCTTCTCCAAGACCAGGGGCTTCTTTAAAGGGAACATCTTCCCCTGAGTAATTTGCTTCTTCATTAAAGATAATGGTGTCTTGGTGAGGACAGCCTCCGCAGTTGAAGACTCCTTCCTAAATGACATTGCCTCCATAAAGAAAGAATCCTTATTTTTGCCAGTCATATCCTGCAAGTCCAGCAGTTCTTGGCAGACTGTTTGAGTGgtgcattttttctttaaagataacaGCTCCTTGGTAGAGGTTGCCTCATTTGTGGTATGTTTCTTCCTAAAGGAAACCGGCTTCATAAGAAATTCATCTTCACTGTCAATATTCTCCTGCCATGCCCATGGCTTCTTCAAGAGGGCCACCTCCCCCTGAGTGGTGTGCTTCTCTTGCAACACAGATGATTCCTGGAAGAGGATCTCCTCTTCACTGGTGCCCTGAAGTGGACTCCTCCTCCTCAAGCAGGACATCTTACCCTGAGtggtacatttcttttttaaagataatattttcttGGTTGGGGTTCCCTCCTCAATGGTATGCTTCTTCTTCAAAGCCAAAGGCTCCTTAAAAAGTGACTCTTCCTCAGCTGGAGTCTTTTGCAAGGCCAAGGGCTTCTTCAAGATGGACACCTCCTCTGGAGAGGTGCACTTCTCTTGCAATACAGATGGCTCTTGGAAAAGGGACTCCTTAGTGGTAGGCTTCTTCTTAAAGGACAATGGCTCCTTAATGAATGACTTCTCTCCAGAGGTGGTCTTCTGCAATACTAGTGGCTTCTTCAAGTGGTACATCTTCCCCTGAATGGCACACTTCTTCTTTAAAGGTAATGGCTTTTTGGTGGGGGTTGTCCCCTTGGTAGTATGCTTCTTCCTAAGGGAAATTGGCTCCATAAGAAATGCCTCTTCACTGTCGTTTTTCTCCTGCAATGCCGATGGCTTCATCAACAGGGCCATCCCCCCATCTGTGGTGTGTTTCTCTTGCAACACAAACTGCTCCTGGAAGAGGGACTCCTCCTTAGTGgtagccttttttttaaaagacaatgacTCCTTAATGAGTGCTTTCTCTCCAGAGGCGGTGTTCTGCAATACCAATGGCTTCTTCAAGTAGGCCATCTTCCCCTGACTAgtgcacttattttttaaagataatagcCTCTTGATGAGGTTTGGCTCCTCAGTGGTAGGTTTCTTGAAAGCCAATGGCTCCGTAAAGAGGGGCTCTTCTTCAgtgtccatcttctcctgccagGCCAATGATTTCCGCAAGATGGATACTTCTTGCTCAGTGGTGTGCTTCTCTTGCAATGCAGATGGCTCCTGGAAAAGGGGCTCCTTCTCACTGGTAGGCTTTCTCTTAAAGGACAACAGCTCCTTAATGACTGACTTCTCTTCAGAGGTGGTCTTCTGCAATACTAGTGGTTTCTTCATATGGGACACTTTCCCCTGAGTGGTACACTTCTTCTTTAAAGATAACAGCTTCTTGGTGGAGGTTGCCTCCTCCATTTTTGGCTTCTTCCTAAAGTTCATCAGCTCCACAGAGGAATCCTCTTCAACGCTGATGTCCTGCGAGACCAACTCCTCCTTCTGATATGTGCGCATCTTCTTTAAGGATAATGTCCTTTTGGTGATGGCTGCCTCTTCAGTTTTATGCTTTTTCCCAAAAGTCTTTGGCTCTAAAACAAACTCATCATCACTGTCAGTCTCCTCCTGCAAGGATAGTGGCTTCTCCAAGAGAGACACCTCCCCCTCATTTGTGcacttttttaaagataatgacCTCTTGATGAGGGCTGTATCCTCAGTAGTGGGTTCCTCTTTTACAACAAATGGCTTTTTGAAAAGAGATGCCTCTTCAGTAGTGGGTGTTTTGGAGATGGTGGATGTTTCCAGAATGAGCTGTTTCTGCATAACGTTTGGTACCAAGGTAGTAGAGATGACTAGTGGTGAGGGTTCCAGCTTATACCTGTAAAGGAAACAATGTCTGAGTAAGAAGAATGTAGTTCCTAGAATCCTCACCTACCATCTCACCTTGTTGCTATATTTACCAAAGGCTTGGAAGTGAAAGGGGCTTCAACCCCAGGAGACAGATTAGAGGGTAAAAATCAATGGGTACCATAGTGAATCAACTAAGTAGCACACTATATGGTTTCTATGGCCTAGGTTCCAAtacttttctgaaaaatttccCCTGAAATTCATGATATGCTTTCTCATATATGACTTATTACCTTTATTTATATACAAAGGCTTTTATTATAATACTTACCACATTGTATAAGTTATCTGCTTATATATCAGTCTCCCTCACTAGATGCATTTATTCGTCTTTGTCTATCAGAACCAGGCATCTGGTAAAATGCAGGTTTAAATTAATACTGTTTGAAGGCTTATGAGAGAGGATTATAAGAAAGGCTTATAAGAGGCTTATAAAAGAAAGGTGAGCTAGTACTTAATATTGGTGATATCTAACCACATTCCCTTTACCCAGGCTACTCATGAGATACTTTCCTGGTGAAGGTAAAGAAAAGACTAAAACAGACATTTGTTCACATGCATCAGATGCAAGCTTTGTTTTGAATGGGATTTCATGTCCAAGTAGAGCAACTAACCTAGTGTGACCAAATCACTGGAAAACTAAAAGTCagaataagaagagagagaagactgaaggCAAATACAATCATCAGTCTGAACAGAGTACGTGCCTCCAGAAGACTGGATATCACAttattccacttatgtgaaacatccagaatagacATATGAATAGAGGTACATCCataacagaaagtagattggtggtgggctggggaggggcaaggAGGAGGGTAAAAAGGGGGACTGGGAAAGGGAAGGGACTGCTGGTGGGTACAAGTTTCTCTGTGAGGGGTATCTAATCTAAAACtaggtagtggtgatggctgtacaactctatgaatataattttaaaacccactgaatggttgaaaaaaaaaaggaagtgccTCAAAAGAGTCCTCCTGACCAGATAGGTTCCAGGTCCCtcctgatgagaacttttagatTGTCTAGTTATGATAAAGATAGTCTAGTTATGATAAATGGCATGCATTCTAGAGCTAGactacctggattcaaatcctggctcctccacttactggctgggtgacctcgggcaagttaaCTCTCTGTGCTTCTTATAAGCCTGAGGTGATCAGAGTAGGCTTCCTTGATAAAGTGACCAACTGTCCTTATTTGTCTGAGACTGAGAGGGCTCCTGGGATGTAAGACTTTCAGTATTAAAACTGGGTAAGTACTAGGAAACAAGAATAAGTTGGTCACTCAATTCTTGGAGGACAAGGATGTCACACCCCCTAGGATAgccagcacaaaaaaagaaaatagccagAGTGGCCAAGGATGTGGAAAATTGGAAACTCTAATACATTACTGGTAGGAACGTAAAATAACACAACCACTGTGGaacacagtttggcagtttctcaatgagttcaacataaaattaccatgtgacccagcaattacaTTGCTAggtatatatgcaaaagaattgaaaataggtgctcaaacaaaaacttgtacacagatgttcatagcagcactattcacaataaccaaaaggtggaaaccacccaaatgtctatcaactgatgaatggataaacaaagcatcatatatccacacaacagaatattatttggcaataaaaaggaatgaagtattgatatctacttacaacatggatgaaccttgaaaacattatgctaagtgaagatacaaaagaccacacattgtataattccatttatatgaaatgtccagaataggcaaatctagagagacagaagGCATATTACTGGTTGCCTCGAGCTGAAGAGGATGAGGGAGTTGAGAGGTGATAGCTaaaggtacagggtttcttttggggttgatgaagatgttctaaaattgatcgtAGCGATGGCTACATAACTCTGCAAATacactaaaagccattgaattgtacactttaaatgggtgaattgtatcgtatgtgaattatatttcaataaagctgttaccgAAAAACTCACTTAGAATAATGTGTGATTATAGTGAGCTCTAAAGAA
This window encodes:
- the CCNB3 gene encoding G2/mitotic-specific cyclin-B3 isoform X1, with protein sequence MPLSLPPRSSEPETKKSQSSKIVPSGHGRPEKRGENYQAKISPSSPQGPFKKRSAFEDLTNASQSQPTQPKKEANKEFVKDVSKKINKNTPALGLAKNSEMNVKRYKLEPSPLVISTTLVPNVMQKQLILETSTISKTPTTEEASLFKKPFVVKEEPTTEDTALIKRSLSLKKCTNEGEVSLLEKPLSLQEETDSDDEFVLEPKTFGKKHKTEEAAITKRTLSLKKMRTYQKEELVSQDISVEEDSSVELMNFRKKPKMEEATSTKKLLSLKKKCTTQGKVSHMKKPLVLQKTTSEEKSVIKELLSFKRKPTSEKEPLFQEPSALQEKHTTEQEVSILRKSLAWQEKMDTEEEPLFTEPLAFKKPTTEEPNLIKRLLSLKNKCTSQGKMAYLKKPLVLQNTASGEKALIKESLSFKKKATTKEESLFQEQFVLQEKHTTDGGMALLMKPSALQEKNDSEEAFLMEPISLRKKHTTKGTTPTKKPLPLKKKCAIQGKMYHLKKPLVLQKTTSGEKSFIKEPLSFKKKPTTKESLFQEPSVLQEKCTSPEEVSILKKPLALQKTPAEEESLFKEPLALKKKHTIEEGTPTKKILSLKKKCTTQGKMSCLRRRSPLQGTSEEEILFQESSVLQEKHTTQGEVALLKKPWAWQENIDSEDEFLMKPVSFRKKHTTNEATSTKELLSLKKKCTTQTVCQELLDLQDMTGKNKDSFFMEAMSFRKESSTAEAVLTKTPLSLMKKQITQGKMFPLKKPLVLEKTTSEEESLFEKLLPFKKKPTTEEEFLFQDPSVLKEKHITLQEVSLSKKPLALQEKTTTEEESYIKEPLTLEEKPTTEEEFLFQEPFSLHIKPSNKDESLFWKALALQKKTDTKEDSVKNLLALQEKCTTEEELLFKKPLILKELPTEAATSMERELSLKKKPTAQGEVFLFEKQLALQENISNEEESLIKQPLTLQEKPSFEKETILRESLALQENPTIEEEAMLKEPLALQENPSSEKGTLFRGSLALQEKPSSEMEALFEEPVAFQEKPTINETSNFREIFSLNETLTTGKELSFKEPLALQENPTHKEDAFLKDFPILQVETSPHVSSTAPETRLGMSSTATMSSVGKFSSTSKSSACESSSNKPFSSQGKRSQKEQMTPVEDIDKDHNDPFFNSIYAKDIFSYMKEREEKFILKKYMNRQTDISSDMRAILVDWLVEVQMTFEMSHETLYLAVKLVDHYLMEVMCKKDKLQLLGSTAFLIAAKFEEPCPPCVDDFLYICDDIYQRNEMLTMEISILQTLKFDINIPIAYHFLRRYARCVRTSMKTLTLSRFICEMTLQEYDYIQERASKLAAGSFLLALYMKKLGHLAPTLEYYSGYKTSDLHPLVKQLNTLLTFRSCDRLKTVHSKYSHQVFFEVTKIPPLDILKLEEILNYC
- the CCNB3 gene encoding G2/mitotic-specific cyclin-B3 isoform X2, which translates into the protein MPLSLPPRSSEPETKKSQSSKIVPSGHGRPEKRGENYQAKISPSSPQGPFKKRSAFEDLTNASQSQPTQPKKEANKEFVKDVSKKINKNTPALGLAKNSEMNVKRYKLEPSPLVISTTLVPNVMQKQLILETSTISKTPTTEEASLFKKPFVVKEEPTTEDTALIKRSLSLKKCTNEGEVSLLEKPLSLQEETDSDDEFVLEPKTFGKKHKTEEAAITKRTLSLKKMRTYQKEELVSQDISVEEDSSVELMNFRKKPKMEEATSTKKLLSLKKKCTTQGKVSHMKKPLVLQKTTSEEKSVIKELLSFKRKPTSEKEPLFQEPSALQEKHTTEQEVSILRKSLAWQEKMDTEEEPLFTEPLAFKKPTTEEPNLIKRLLSLKNKCTSQGKMAYLKKPLVLQNTASGEKALIKESLSFKKKATTKEESLFQEQFVLQEKHTTDGGMALLMKPSALQEKNDSEEAFLMEPISLRKKHTTKGTTPTKKPLPLKKKCAIQGKMYHLKKPLVLQKTTSGEKSFIKEPLSFKKKPTTKESLFQEPSVLQEKCTSPEEVSILKKPLALQKTPAEEESLFKEPLALKKKHTIEEGTPTKKILSLKKKCTTQGKMSCLRRRSPLQGTSEEEILFQESSVLQEKHTTQGEVALLKKPWAWQENIDSEDEFLMKPVSFRKKHTTNEATSTKELLSLKKKCTTQTVCQELLDLQDMTGKNKDSFFMEAMSFRKESSTAEAVLTKTPLSLMKKQITQGKMFPLKKPLVLEKTTSEEESLFEKLLPFKKKPTTEEEFLFQDPSVLKEKHITLQEVSLSKKPLALQEKTTTEEESYIKEPLTLEEKPTTEEEFLFQEPFSLHIKPSNKDESLFWKALALQKKTDTKEDSVKNLLALQEKCTTEEELLFKKPLILKELPTEAATSMERELSLKKKPTAQGEVFLFEKQLALQENISNEEESLIKQPLTLQEKPSFEKETILRESLALQENPTIEEEAMLKEPLALQENPSSEKGTLFRGSLALQEKPSSEMEALFEEPVAFQEKPTINETSNFREIFSLNETLTTGKELSFKEPLALQENPTHKEDAFLKDFPILQVETSPHVSSTAPETRLGMSSTATMSSVGKFSSTSKSSACESSSNKPFSSQGKRSQKEMTPVEDIDKDHNDPFFNSIYAKDIFSYMKEREEKFILKKYMNRQTDISSDMRAILVDWLVEVQMTFEMSHETLYLAVKLVDHYLMEVMCKKDKLQLLGSTAFLIAAKFEEPCPPCVDDFLYICDDIYQRNEMLTMEISILQTLKFDINIPIAYHFLRRYARCVRTSMKTLTLSRFICEMTLQEYDYIQERASKLAAGSFLLALYMKKLGHLAPTLEYYSGYKTSDLHPLVKQLNTLLTFRSCDRLKTVHSKYSHQVFFEVTKIPPLDILKLEEILNYC
- the CCNB3 gene encoding G2/mitotic-specific cyclin-B3 isoform X3, which produces MPLSLPPRSSEPETKKSQSSKIVPSGHGRPEKRGENYQAKISPSSPQGPFKKRSAFEDLTNASQSQPTQPKKEANKEFVKDVSKKINKNTPALGLAKNSEMNVKRYKLEPSPLVISTTLVPNVMQKQLILETSTISKTPTTEEASLFKKPFVVKEEPTTEDTALIKRSLSLKKCTNEGEVSLLEKPLSLQEETDSDDEFVLEPKTFGKKHKTEEAAITKRTLSLKKMRTYQKEELVSQDISVEEDSSVELMNFRKKPKMEEATSTKKLLSLKKKCTTQGKVSHMKKPLVLQKTTSEEKSVIKELLSFKRKPTSEKEPLFQEPSALQEKHTTEQEVSILRKSLAWQEKMDTEEEPLFTEPLAFKKPTTEEPNLIKRLLSLKNKCTSQGKMAYLKKPLVLQNTASGEKALIKESLSFKKKATTKEESLFQEQFVLQEKHTTDGGMALLMKPSALQEKNDSEEAFLMEPISLRKKHTTKGTTPTKKPLPLKKKCAIQGKMYHLKKPLVLQKTTSGEKSFIKEPLSFKKKPTTKESLFQEPSVLQEKCTSPEEVSILKKPLALQKTPAEEESLFKEPLALKKKHTIEEGTPTKKILSLKKKCTTQGKMSCLRRRSPLQGTSEEEILFQESSVLQEKHTTQGEVALLKKPWAWQENIDSEDEFLMKPVSFRKKHTTNEATSTKELLSLKKKCTTQTVCQELLDLQDMTGKNKDSFFMEAMSFRKESSTAEAVLTKTPLSLMKKQITQGKMFPLKKPLVLEKTTSEEESLFEKLLPFKKKPTTEEEFLFQDPSVLKEKHITLQEVSLSKKPLALQEKTTTEEESYIKEPLTLEEKPTTEEEFLFQEPFSLHIKPSNKDESLFWKALALQKKTDTKEDSVKNLLALQEKCTTEEELLFKKPLILKELPTEAATSMERELSLKKKPTAQGEVFLFEKQLALQENISNEEESLIKQPLTLQEKPSFEKETILRESLALQENPTIEEEAMLKEPLALQENPSSEKGTLFRGSLALQEKPSSEMEALFEEPVAFQEKPTINETSNFREIFSLNETLTTGKELSFKEPLALQENPTHKEDAFLKDFPILQVETSPHVSSTAPETRLGMSSTATMSSVGKFSSTSKSSACESSSNKPFSSQGKRSQKEQMTPVEDIDKDHNDPFFNSIYAKDIFSYMKEREMTFEMSHETLYLAVKLVDHYLMEVMCKKDKLQLLGSTAFLIAAKFEEPCPPCVDDFLYICDDIYQRNEMLTMEISILQTLKFDINIPIAYHFLRRYARCVRTSMKTLTLSRFICEMTLQEYDYIQERASKLAAGSFLLALYMKKLGHLAPTLEYYSGYKTSDLHPLVKQLNTLLTFRSCDRLKTVHSKYSHQVFFEVTKIPPLDILKLEEILNYC